In the Micromonospora narathiwatensis genome, one interval contains:
- a CDS encoding cyclic nucleotide-binding domain-containing protein, which produces MTPLEMLREHPFLAGLPQEWLPRLTGYARPVVWHPGHRLFRAGQPAERFWLVRGGEVALDFPVPGRGDVGIETIGPGGVLGWSWLFPPYRWQFGAVAAQRSTGVEFDAAGVRRLMESDDALGRQLTTRFMSVVVDRLQAARVRLLDLYGYPNSQAS; this is translated from the coding sequence ATGACCCCGCTGGAGATGCTCCGCGAACATCCGTTCCTCGCCGGGCTGCCCCAGGAGTGGCTGCCCCGGCTGACCGGCTACGCCCGCCCGGTGGTCTGGCACCCCGGGCACCGGTTGTTCCGCGCCGGCCAGCCCGCCGAGCGGTTCTGGCTGGTCCGTGGCGGCGAGGTGGCGCTGGACTTCCCGGTGCCCGGCCGAGGCGACGTGGGGATCGAGACGATCGGCCCAGGCGGGGTGCTCGGCTGGTCCTGGCTCTTCCCGCCGTACCGCTGGCAGTTCGGCGCGGTCGCCGCGCAGCGCAGCACCGGCGTCGAGTTCGACGCGGCCGGGGTACGCCGGCTGATGGAGTCCGACGACGCGCTCGGCCGCCAGCTCACCACCCGGTTCATGAGCGTGGTGGTGGACCGGCTACAGGCGGCCCGGGTACGCCTGCTCGACCTGTACGGCTATCCGAACTCCCAGGCGAGCTGA